ATACATAACACATTTTTAAAAAATGAATCTTGGCTACAACTACGTCTTGATTATCTATCTCGAAAGCCAAACCACTTGCTTGGAGGGAATGACTACGATATAGACATCATGTGTATTGAGACAGAACTTATAATTGACCTCCTTCCACCAAGTGTAGTTAAAAAATACTTCAACATAGTAAAGTCAAGAAGAGCATATCTTTGTCCAAAGTGCTACAACGACGCAAAGAAAGACTTCGACTTTGAATCAAAGCTCGCTCGACTTACATCGCGCAGTAAGGATTGTACAACAATATACTGCCCCGTATGCGACGAAACACACAACGTCATAAGGGAAAAATGTTCAAGTTGCCCCGGAAACGTGCTTAGCGATGAAGGTATATGTTTGACTTGCGAAGAAGACAATACTCCTACTGATTAGCACGCCACCACTCAGCGGATACACAGAGCGAATACACACGTCCATCAACCCAAGGCGCGCGTCGAATAAACTCAGCTAGTTAGCGATTGTCGTGGGGGAGAGGGACAAATCCCACCCTCTCCCCCACAAAAACAATTTGAGCCACTTAGCAGACTGCCAAGTGGCTCTTTCTATGCCTACTTATTGGGGCGCATTGTAATCAATCCCCCATCACCGCCGCAACGCCCTGATACTCAGCAGAATATCCAACTCAATGCGGGCAACGCGGCCATCCAGACGGCCGATGGTCTCGCGCTCTATGGTATTCAGAAATGACATGTTGCGCAGATCTTCTGCGGTATACTGCCGCACCATCCTTCTTGCCCTGAACTGACGCTCCAGCTGGGTCTCGGCAATGCAACCATCCGGCCCGGCTATTCCGCCGCCTTCTCGGGCCGCATAGACATCATTAGATATATAGAACAAAAAACCGCACCACAGAGCCAGTTCATCATAATAGGCATATTGGAAGCGATAACTCTCGCTTCTGCCGCTGCCGGAACTCGTATTCATCTGCGTTGCCACAAAACCCCGCAACGACAATGCGGATTCCCGAAGGTCTTTGATCTCGCGCTGCAATACCACGTGAGAGTCGGAAGCGCCGACTTGAGCAGGCAGCCCCGTAAGCAAGACCACCACGAATACGAGCAGAATAATCCCTGTGCGCATAGCTCCCACCTTATTGATACATGCTTCAGCACCGCCGAGTGCACACCGCAACGCACCACGTGAATCATTTTTCCACTTTCACCGTATCCTGAAATACAGAATTTAGGAAACTGTCTGCCGTTCCCGGTCAACGTATACAGCAAACAGGCAGAAGAAAGGCACACCACCATGCGGAAGCAAAATAACACCTCACCACAGAATGCAACGGCATAAAAAAGGCTCCCCGACGCATGCAGCACCGGGGAGCAAAAAGCAGAAAAGCGAAACGCAGTGGCGAGAAAGAGCTAGGCCTTCTTTTCAGCCTTCTTGGCGCCTTTCTTACCTCGGCTTTCCACCTTTTCCCATATCTTCATGGAAGCCATCTTTTCCTTACGCTGCTTGGCAAGGCTCTTACATACAAGGGCGGTGCCCTTCTTGTAGCCATGCTTTTCGCGATATTCGTTAGGAGTAAGACCATGAGTGGCAAGGTGTTTCTTTCCGAGAATCTTGAAAGTCTTACCGCACTCAACGCAGATAATGGCGTTCTGCTTGATGGCCTTCTTGGGATCTACAACAGGACCTTCAACAGCTTCTTCTGCAGTCTCTTCAACTTCTTCACATGCAGCAAGCTTGGCCAGTCCATCGGCCAGTTCCTTTACCATGGAAATCATCTCTGCGGGAGTCATCTGTTTAACTCCTGCCTGAGCCTGAACCATGGACATCGCCTGATCAAAGAAAGGGTTAGAATTCATATGGCACCTCATTTTGGGGTTTGTAGCTACGATGATCTAAACACATTATTCTGAAATGTACATACTTTTTTTACAATTAATAACAATAAATGCTCATTTACATAGCGCAGGCAAAGTAACATGCCCGTAATACAGCCCCCGGTTGACAGAATAAAAGTGCTATTTTCTGCACAAAACTGTAATCAGCAGCATAAGCATATCCCTCTACGAAAACAGTAAGTTATACCCTACGGCTGTATAGTTTACTAAAGTATTTTACGCTGAAATCACTCGCACAAAGATGAGAACAGGACTATTCCGCCATGACAAACAGTTACGAACAGGCTAAAAACACTTACGATTCCATACCCTCCTCCGAAAGACTGCAAACTTGACGATACAAAGCCAGATTCAGTATTCACCTAGCCTGCAAGAGCAAAACAATCCGGGTTAAAAGTAATATAAACAATCAGCCCGAAGCACATCCCCCTCCCCTGCGCCCCCCTGAAAATGGGATTCTCCGGACTTTTTCTTCTCTTTCCCCTTTGCCTTTCATATGGCACCGTGCTAGAGCAGTTTTCAGCGACGGGGCGTGCGCCAGTCCGGCTACGGCTTCACGGAGGCTAACCGGCTGAACGCCATCATCGCACCATAGCTCGTTCTTTTATCCGGGAGTCGGACACAGTCAGGGCTCCCTGTTTTATTTGCCGGAGCGGTTGTTCTGCCACACAACCGCTGTCAAGGTATGTACTGTACGCGAGGAATGGCTTATGCTCTTCCCTGTACCTCCGCGAGGAGGGAAGGCATGCATACTCGCCGTATGTGCCAAAAAACGACTTGCCAATTCGAGAGGAAATCACATGGTCGACCCTAGAGATGTAAACTACGTACTGGACTACTTGATATCGGGTACCCGAAACTCAACCAGCCCCGGGGGCAAGAAGTCCTACAAGTTTAGCATCACGGACCTTGCTGAAGATTTGGACTACGCCGAAGACGAAGCCGCAAAGATTCTGCAACACATCAACGCCAGCACGAACCTCTGGCCGGCGGACTTTGAAACGGCCGGTAAGAAACTCGCCATCCCCAATGCCGCTCTAGACGATCTGAAAAAGATACGCGGATAAAGGGATAGATTTTTCCCGACCCAAGCCCCTGCAACACCATGGCAGGGGCTTTCTTTTTGCCCTCTGCTTATGTGTATCTGCGGGGAGCAACGCCCGCCTGTCTGCCGCAAACAAAAGGGGCTCCCTTGCGGGAGCCCCTTGTCATTGGTTGTTCGCAGTTACCAAGAACTACTTCGCGCGACCTTCCTTCCACGCCTGGATCAGCTTGTCGTAGTCAAGGGTTTCACCCTTGGGCTTTTCGTTGGCAAGCTTTGCCTTGGGAGCACCAGGCTGGTTCAGCCAGTAAGCTTCATCCTTTTCGGGGTTCAGCTTGGGACCGCATTCGCCAAGAACGTTGGAACGCTCAAGACGCATGAGAATCTTGTCCTGTTCGCGGGCAAGGTTATCCATGGCGGTATCAACGGTAACTTCACCGGCAACGGCTTCACCGATGTTCTGCCACCACAGCTGTGCGAGCTTGGGATAATCCGGAACGTTGGTGCCGGTGGGGGTCCATGCTACGCGGGCGGGGCTGCGGTAGAATTCCACCAGGCCGCCGAGCTTCGGAGCACGTTCGGTAAAGGACTCGTGACGGATGTCGCTGTCACGGATGGGGGTCAGACCAACGTGGGTCTTCTTCAGAGAGGTGGTCTTGGATACGCAGAACTGAGCAAAGAGCCATGCGGCCTTGCGGCGATCAACGGGGGTGCTCTTCAGCAGCGTCCACGAACCGCAGTCCTGATACCCGAGCTTCTGGCCTTCTTCCCAGTAAGGACCGTGGGGAGAGGGAGCCATGCGCCACTTGGGAGTGCCGTCAGCGTTGACAACAGGGGTACCCTTTTCAACCATGGCGGCGGTGAATGCGGTGTACCAGAAGATCTGCTGTGCTACGTTGCCCTTTGCAAGGCTGGGCAGGGACTGATAGAAGTCCATGCCGAGTGCTCCGGGAGGAGCGTAGAGACGCAGCCATTCCATGTACTTGCGCAGTGCATACTTGGCGGCGGGACCGTTGGTTGCGCCACCACGGGAAACGCTGGCGCCAACAGGACGGCAGCCGTCAACACGAATGCCCCACTCGTCAACGGGCTTGCCGTTGGGCAGCCCCTTGTCGCCTGCACCGGCCATGGAGAGCCATGCGTCGGTGAAGCGCCAGCCAAGGTCGGGAGCCTTCTTGCCATAGTCCATGTGACCATACACGGCCACACCGTCGATTTCGCGCACCTGCTCGGTGAAGAATTCGGCGATGTCTTCATACGCGGACCAGTTTACCGGTACGCCCAGTTCGTAACCATACTTGGCCTTGAAGGCCTTCTTCAGTTCGGGCTTCTGGAACCAGTCGTAA
This region of Desulfovibrio subterraneus genomic DNA includes:
- a CDS encoding MucR family transcriptional regulator, which encodes MNSNPFFDQAMSMVQAQAGVKQMTPAEMISMVKELADGLAKLAACEEVEETAEEAVEGPVVDPKKAIKQNAIICVECGKTFKILGKKHLATHGLTPNEYREKHGYKKGTALVCKSLAKQRKEKMASMKIWEKVESRGKKGAKKAEKKA
- a CDS encoding ABC transporter substrate-binding protein, which encodes MKLRHVFMVGALVTAFLSFAGAGVAASDTDYKAAAKKWIDQEFQPSTLSKADQMKEMEWFIKAGKPFRGMEIKVVSETIPTHEYESKVLAKAFYEITGIKITHDLIQEGDVIEKLQVQMQSGENVFDAYVNDSDLIGTHFRSGHVVNLTDWMAGEGKDVTLPTLDIDDFMGKSFTTGPDGKLYQLPDQQFANLYWFRYDWFQKPELKKAFKAKYGYELGVPVNWSAYEDIAEFFTEQVREIDGVAVYGHMDYGKKAPDLGWRFTDAWLSMAGAGDKGLPNGKPVDEWGIRVDGCRPVGASVSRGGATNGPAAKYALRKYMEWLRLYAPPGALGMDFYQSLPSLAKGNVAQQIFWYTAFTAAMVEKGTPVVNADGTPKWRMAPSPHGPYWEEGQKLGYQDCGSWTLLKSTPVDRRKAAWLFAQFCVSKTTSLKKTHVGLTPIRDSDIRHESFTERAPKLGGLVEFYRSPARVAWTPTGTNVPDYPKLAQLWWQNIGEAVAGEVTVDTAMDNLAREQDKILMRLERSNVLGECGPKLNPEKDEAYWLNQPGAPKAKLANEKPKGETLDYDKLIQAWKEGRAK